DNA from Streptomyces rishiriensis:
CCGCAGCCGGTGTCGGGAGCCCGGCCGCGCTCAGCCCCTCGGGCCTTCGCGTGCTCGGGCTCCCGACACCGACGCGCCCCTTCGGCTCACTCGCCGACGCGTTTCCTAACGTCGTGCACGGCTGGCGGCGATCGCCTCGTACACCAAGCCGACGAGCAGCTCGTCGGCGTCCCGGCGGCCGAACTCGCTGGCCGCGCGGGACATCTCGTACAACCGGTGCGGGTCGGCGAGGACGGGCAGGACGGTCTCCCGGACCCACTCGGGGGTCAGTTCCGCGTCGTCGACCAGCAGCCCGCCGCCCGCCTTGACCACCGGCTGGGCGTTCAACCGCTGTTCGCCGTTGCCGATGGGCAGCGGGACATAGGCGGCCGGGAGCCCGACGGCGGAGAGTTCGGCGACGGTCATCGCGCCCGCGCGGCAGAGCATCATGTCGGCGGCGGCGTACGCGAGGTCCATCCGGTCCACGTACGGTACCGGGATGTAGGGGGGCATCCCCGGCATCTGCTGCACCTGCGGCAGTTCGTTCTTCGGGCCGACCGCGTGCAGGATCTGGATACCGGCCTGCTGGAGCCAGGGCGCGACCTGCTGGACGACCTCGTTGAGGCGACGGGCGCCCTGCGAACCGCCGGAGACCAGCAGAGTGGGCAGGTTGGGGTCGAGGCCGAACACGTGCCGGGCCTCGGGGCGCATGGCGGCGCGGTCCAGGGTGGCGATGGAGCGGCGCAGCGGGATGCCGATGTAGCGGGCGTCCCGCAGCTTGCTGTCGGGCGTGGAGACCGCGACCCGGGCCGCGTAGCGCGAGCCGATCTTGTTGGCCAGGCCGGGGCGGGCGTTCGCCTCGTGGACGACGATCGGGACGCCGAGGCGCTTGGCGGCCAGGTAACCGGGCAGCGCCACGTAGCCGCCGAAGCCGACGACCGCGTCCGCCTTGGTGCGCTCCAGGATCTGCTCGGCGGCCTTGATCGTGCCGCGCAGCCGGCCCGGGACGGTGATCAGTTCAGGGGTGGGCTTGCGCGGCAGCGGCACCGCGGGGATCAGCGCGAGGTCGTAGCCCCGCTGCGGAACGAGCGTGGTCTCCAGGCCGCGCTCCGTCCCCAGGGCCGTGATCCCCACGGTGGGGTCCTGCCTGCGCAGGGCGTCCGCGAGGGCGAGCGCCGGCTCGATGTGGCCGGCGGTCCCCCCACCAGCGAGTACGACATGCACCGAAATTCACCGCTCTCCGGACGAACGCGCCGCCGAGGCACGCCGTCGCATCGTGTTCCATCTCCGGAAACTCCGGTCGAACGCGGAGCCCCCAGTCCCCCGCTTTCTACCAAAGCGGGGGTGCCGCATCGCAAGCGCCGCCCGCGCACCGGGCTCGTCGCGTGCGAAAGCGATCAGCAGCCCGATGGCGAACATGGTCGGCAGCAGGGCGGAACCCCCGTAGGAGAACAGCGGGAGCGGGACGCCGGCGATCGGCAGCAGACCGAGCACCGCACCGATGTTGATCACCGCCTGAGCGGTGATCCAGGTGGTCACGCCTCCCGCGGCATACCTCACGAAGGGGTCCTCCGTGCGTCCGGCCACGCGGATACCCGCATAGCCTAGAGCCGCGAACAGGGCGAGTACCGACAGCGTCCCCGCGAGGCCCAGTTCCTCACCGGTGACGGCGAAGATGAAGTCGGTGTGAGCTTCGGGCAGTTGGCCCCATTTCTCCACACTCGCACCGAGTCCCGAGCCGAAGATCCCGCCGGAGGCCAGGGCGTAGATTCCGTGCACGGCCTGCCAGCAGGCGTCGCCGGGTCCGGGGTCGGTCGCGCCGATGCACTGCAAGCGGGCCATCCGGTTGGGACTGGTCTTGATGAGGATCACACCAAGGGTGGCCGCGATCGACAGCACCCCGACGAAGAGCCGGGTGGGCGCCCCCGCCAGCCACAACAGCCCGAACAGGATCGCCGTCAGGATGATCGCCGTGCCCATGTCGCCGCCGAGCATGATCAGCCCGAGCAGCATGAACGCGACCGGCACCAACGGCACCAGCATGTGTTTCCACTGCGCGAGCAGCTTCTTGTCCTGTTTGCGGGCGAGCAGATCGGCACCCCACAGCACCAGCGCGAGCTTGCCGAACTCGCTGGGCTGGATCTGGAAGGAACCGCCGAGCGAGATCCAGTTCTGGTTGCCGTTGACCGACATCCCTATCCCCGGTACCTGCACCAGCGCCATCATGAAGACGGCGCCCGCGAGGATGGGATAGGCGAGCCCCCGGTGCAGTTTCACCGGCATCCGGGAGGCGACCAGCAGCAGCGCGGCCCCGATGGAGGCGGCCAGGAACTGTTTGCGGAAGAAGAACGATCCCGGCAACGACATCTGCAGCGCGGTGATCTGGGAGGCCGAGTAGACCATCACGAGGCCCAGGACGGTGATCAGCAGGCTGCCGCCGAAGATCAGGTAGTACGCGGTCAGCGGCCGGTCCCAGGCCCTCTGCACACGCGTGTGGAGCCGTCGTACGGGGTTGCCGCGGGGTGCGCGGAACGCTGCGGCGGGTCTGCGGACGGTCCGCTGGACAGGCGGACGCCCGGTACGGCTACCGGGCATCGGCTGCTCCCCGGTGCGCGGCGCAACCGCTGTACCCGGCTGCCGCGCCGTACGTCGGCCGTGACGGTCCCACGCGTCCCTCCCAAGGTCGCCCGGCAGGCGGCCGGGTCAGGTTCCGAGCTCGCCAACCGCCTCGGCGAACAGGTCGCCGCGCTGGTTGTAGTTGACGAACATGTCCATGGAGGCGCAGGCCGGGGCGAGGAGCACCGTGTCGCCTTCGACGGCGAGGCGCCGGGCCTCCTGGACAGCCGCGAGCATCGCCCCAGTGTCCGTCCGCTCGAGGTCGACGACGGGTACTTCCGGGGCGTGTCGCGCCAGGGCTTCCCGGATCAGGGCGCGATCGGCGCCGATGAGCACCGCCGCTCGAAGCCGCTTCGCCGACTTGGCGACCAGCTCGTCGAAGGTGGCGCCCTTCGCCAGTCCGCCGGCGATCCAGACGATCGACTCGTAGGCCGCCAACGACGCTTCCGCGGCGTGCGTGTTGGTCGCCTTGGAGTCGTCGATGTACGCGACGCCGTCCACGTCCGCCACGTGGGCGATGCGGTGGGCGTCCGGTGTGAAGGCCCGCAGGCCGTCCCGTACGGCCTTGGCGGGCACCCCGAAGGCGCGCGCGAGGGCCGCCGCGGCAAGGGCGTTGGCGATGTTGTGCGGGGCGGGCGGACGGACGTCGGAGACCTCGGCGAGCTCCTGGGCGTTGTGCTGCCGGTTCTCGACGAAGGCGCGGTCGACCAGGATGCCGTCCACGACGCCGAGTTGGGACGGGGCGGGGGCGCCGAGGGTGAAGCCGACCGCCCGGCAGCCCTCCTCGACGTCCGCCTCCCGCACCAGGTCCTCGGTGGCCTTGTCGGCGAGGTTGTAGACGCAGGCGACCCGATTGCCCTCGTAGACACGGCCCTTGTCCTTGGCGTACGCCTCCATGGAGCCGTGCCAGTCGAGGTGGTCGGGGGCGAGGTTCAGGACGGCGGCGGAATGGGCGCGCAGCGACGGCGCCCAGTGCAGCTGGTAGCTGGAGAGTTCGACGGCGAGGACGTCGTACGTCTCCTCCCCGAGGACGGCGTCCAGCAGGGAGACGCCGATGTTGCCGACGGCCGCCGTGCGCAGGCCGGCCGCCTCGAGGATCGACGCCAGCATCTGGGTGGTGGTCGTCTTGCCGTTGGTGCCCGTGACGCACAGCCAGGGCGCTGCCTTCCTGCCGTCCAGTTCCCTGAGCCGCCAGGCCAGTTCGACGTCGCCCCAGACCGGTACTCCGGCCTGGTGGGCCGCCGTGAACAGCGGCTTGTCGGGCTTCCAGCCGGGTGCGGTGACGATGAGTCCGGTGCCCTCGGGCAGGGTCGCCCCGTCACCCAGGCGCACGGTGACGCCCAGCGCCTCCAGCTCGGCGGCCTGCTCACGCGCGCGTGCGTCGTCCCCGTCGTTGACGACGGTGACCTTCGCGCCGAGCCCGTGCAGCACCTTGGCCGCCGGGATGCCGGAGACGCCGAGCCCGGCGACGGTGACGTTCTTCCCCTGCCAGTCGGTCACTTGTCCGCTGCCCATCCCGCGTAGAAGATGCCCAGTCCGACGATCACACAGATGCCCTGGATGATCCAGAAACGGACCACCACCAGGACTTCGGACCAGCCCTTGAGTTCGAAGTGGTGCTGGAGCGGCGCCATCCGGAAGACGCGCTTGCCGGTGAGCTTGAAGGAGCCGACCTGGATGACGACCGACATCGTGATGAGCACGAACAGGCCGCCCAGGAGCGCGATCAGCAGCTCGGTGCGGGAGCAGATCGCGAGACCCGCGAGCACGCCGCCGAGCGCCAGCGAACCGGTGTCGCCCATGAAGATCTTGGCCGGCGAGGTGTTCCACCACAGGAAGCCGAGGCAGGCGCCCATCAGCGCGGAGGCGATGACCGCGAGGTCCAGCGGATCGCGCACCTCGTAACAGGCGCTGGGGTTGGTCAGGGTCTCGCCGTTGGCGCAGGACTCCTGGAACTGCCAGACGCCGATGAAGGTGTAGGCGCCGAAGACGAGGACGGAGGCGCCGGTGGCGAGGCCGTCCAGACCGTCCGTCAGGTTCACGCCGTTGGACATCGCGAGGATCATGAACAGCGCCCAGACGACGAACAGCACCGGGCCGATCGTCCAGCCGAAGTCCGTGATGAACGACAGCTTCGTGGAGGCCGGGGTGTTGCCGCGCGAGTCGGAGAACTGGAGCGAGAGCACCGCGAAGGCGATACCGACGATCAGCTGGCCCGCCATCTTCGCCTTGGCCCGCAGACCCAGCGAACGCCGCTTGACGATCTTGATGTAGTCGTCGAGGAAGCCGACCAGACCCATGCCCGTCATCAGGCCGAGCACCAGCAGACCCGAGTAGGTCGGGGGCTTGCCGGTGATCACCTTGGACAGGAAGTACGCGGCGATCGTCGCGAAGATGAAGGCGATGCCGCCCATCGTCGGCGTACCGCGCTTGCTGGCGTGCTCGCGCGGGCCGTCGTCGCGGATGTACTGGCCGTAGCCCTTGCGTGCCAGCAGCTTGATCAGCAGCGGCGTACCGACCAGCGTCAGGAAGAGGCCGATCACACCCGCGAACAGGATCTGATTCATCATCGGGCGGCGACCTCACCCTCGGTGCCGGTCGCGAGCAGCGCCTGCGCGACACTCTCGAGGCCGACCGAACGGGACGCCTTCACGAGCACGACGTCCCCCGGGCGCAACTCGCTGCGCAACAGGTCGACCGCCGCCTGTGCGTCGGACACGTGCACCGACTCCTCACCCCACGAACCCTCGTTATATGCGCCCAGTTGCAGCCAGGCGGCTTCCCTGCCCCCGACCGCGACGAGCTTGCCGACATTGAGCCGGACGGCGAGCCGTCCGACCGCGTCGTGCTCGGCGAGCGCCTCGTCCCCGAGCTCGGCCATCTTGCCGAGCACCGCCCACGTCCGGCCCCCCTTGCCCATGGCCGCGAGCGCGCGCAGAGCGGCTCGCATGGACTCGGGGTTCGCGTTGTAGGCGTCGTTGACGATCGTCACGCCGTCCGGGCGCTCGGTGACCTCCATCCGCCAGCGGGAGAGGGAGCCCGCCTCGGAGAGCGCGGTGGCGATCTCTTCCGCGGACATGCCCAGCTCATGGGCGACGGCGGCCGCTGCGAGCGCGTTCGACACGTGGTGCTCACCGTACAGGCGCATGGTCACGTCGCTGCACCCGGAGGGTGTGTGAAGGCTGAAGGCGGGCTGTCCGCTGTCCGTGAGTCGCACGTTCTCGGCCCGTACGTCCGCTTCGCCTGACTCTCCGAAAAAGACCACCTTCGCCTTCGTACGGGAGGCCATGGCCCGGACCAACGGATCGTCGGCGTTGAGGATCGCGGCGCCGCCCTCGCCGGCCGGCGGGAGGCTCTCGACGAGCTCGCCCTTTGCCTGTGCGATCTGCGCGCGGCCGCCGAACTCGCCGATGTGGGCGGTGCCGACGTTGAGCACGAGGCCGATCTTCGGAGGCGTCAGATCGGCGAGGTAGCGGATGTGGCCGATCCCGCGGGCGCCCATCTCGAGCACGAGGAACTTCGTCTCCTCGGTCGCCGACAGGGCGGTCAGCGGCAGTCCGATCTCGTTGTTGAGCGAGCCCGGCGTGAAGACGGTGGGCGCCTTGCGCTGCAGGACCTGCGCGATGAGGTCCTTGGTACTGGTCTTGCCGGCCGAGCCGGTGAGCGCGACGAGGGTCGCGCCGAGCTTCCGCACGACGTGCCGGGCGAGGGCGCCCAGCGCCGTCTGGACGTCGTCCACGACGATCGCGGGGACGCCGACGGGGCGTGCGGCCAGTACGGCCGCCGCACCCGCCTCGACGACCGCGGCCGCGTAGTCGTGGCCGTCCACGCGTTCGCCGACGAAGGCGACGAAGAGGCTGCCGGGCACCACGTCACGGGAGTCCCGGACGACCGGTCCGGTGACTTCCGCGGACGGATCCGGTATGTCGTGCGTCTGCCCGCCGACGACTGCTGCGATCTCGGCGAGGGAGAGGGCGATCACAAGTTCATCCCTGGGTCTGCTGGATAGCTTCGCGAAGCACCTGGCGGTCGTCGAACGGACGGACCACCCCGGCGATGTCCTGGCCCTGCTCGTGGCCCTTGCCCGCGACCAGCACGGTGTCCCCGGCGTGCGCACGGGCGACGACCGCGGCGATCGCGGCGGCACGGTCCTCGAACAGCAGGACGTCGCCGCGCTCGTGCGCGGGCACGGACGCCGCGCCCTGGAGCATCGCCGCGAGGATCGCGAGGGGGTCCTCGGAGCGGGGGTTGTCGGAGGTCAGTACGGCGGTGTCGGCGAGCCGGGCCACGGCGGCGCCCATCGGGACGCGCTTGGTGCGGTCCCGGTCGCCCCCGCAGCCGAGGACGACGTGCAGCCGGCCCTTGGTGACCTTGCGCAGCGCCTTCAGGACCGACTCGACGGCGTCCGTCTTGTGCGCGTAGTCGACGACCGCGAGGTAGGGCTGCCCGGCGTCCACCCGCTCCAGCCGGCCCGGCACGCCCGGCACCGCGGCGACGCCGTCCGCGGCGGTCCGCGGGTCGATGCCGGCGACGGCGAGGGAGACGATCGCGGCCAGGGTGTTCGCCACGTTGAACGAGCCCGGCAGCGGCGACCTGGCGGCGATGTGCACCCCGTCCGGGCCCACGACGGTGAACGTCGAGTCCAGCGGACCGATCTCGACGTCGACCGCGCGCCAGTCGGCGTCCGGGTGGCCCTCCGCGGAGAAGCTGACGACCGGGACCTCCGCCTCGCGGATGAGCCGGCGGCCGTACTCGTCGTCGAAGTTGACCACGCCGAGTTTGCTGCGTTTCCGGGTGAACAGCTGCGCCTTGGCCTGGAAGTAGTCCTCCATGCCGGAGTGGAACTCCATGTGTTCCGGGCTGAGGTTGTTGAAGACGGCGACGTCGAAGACACAGCCGTCGACCCGGCCCAGGACCAGCGCGTGACTGGAGACCTCCATGGCGACCGCTTCGACACCGCGCTCGCGCATGACCGCGAACAGCGCCTGGAGGTCGGTGGCTTCGGGGGTGGTGCGCTCGGACTTGATCCGCTCGTCGCCGATGCGCATCTCGACGGTCCCGATCAGACCGGTGGACCTGACCGGCTTGAGGC
Protein-coding regions in this window:
- the murG gene encoding undecaprenyldiphospho-muramoylpentapeptide beta-N-acetylglucosaminyltransferase; this translates as MHVVLAGGGTAGHIEPALALADALRRQDPTVGITALGTERGLETTLVPQRGYDLALIPAVPLPRKPTPELITVPGRLRGTIKAAEQILERTKADAVVGFGGYVALPGYLAAKRLGVPIVVHEANARPGLANKIGSRYAARVAVSTPDSKLRDARYIGIPLRRSIATLDRAAMRPEARHVFGLDPNLPTLLVSGGSQGARRLNEVVQQVAPWLQQAGIQILHAVGPKNELPQVQQMPGMPPYIPVPYVDRMDLAYAAADMMLCRAGAMTVAELSAVGLPAAYVPLPIGNGEQRLNAQPVVKAGGGLLVDDAELTPEWVRETVLPVLADPHRLYEMSRAASEFGRRDADELLVGLVYEAIAASRARR
- a CDS encoding UDP-N-acetylmuramoyl-L-alanyl-D-glutamate--2,6-diaminopimelate ligase, which produces MTMITPDPGNPAPPAAPSAAPASLRPQAGTPGTLTAVPHADQSRTTQKGASVTYPGPPRPAQVSATPLAELAGQLGAEQPEGAAVEVTGITHDSRAVRPGDLYAALPGARLHGADFVTQAAGLGAVAVLTDPTGAERAAATGLPVLVADDPRARMGALAAAIYGAPGRDLLQIGITGTSGKTTTAYLIEGGLKPVRSTGLIGTVEMRIGDERIKSERTTPEATDLQALFAVMRERGVEAVAMEVSSHALVLGRVDGCVFDVAVFNNLSPEHMEFHSGMEDYFQAKAQLFTRKRSKLGVVNFDDEYGRRLIREAEVPVVSFSAEGHPDADWRAVDVEIGPLDSTFTVVGPDGVHIAARSPLPGSFNVANTLAAIVSLAVAGIDPRTAADGVAAVPGVPGRLERVDAGQPYLAVVDYAHKTDAVESVLKALRKVTKGRLHVVLGCGGDRDRTKRVPMGAAVARLADTAVLTSDNPRSEDPLAILAAMLQGAASVPAHERGDVLLFEDRAAAIAAVVARAHAGDTVLVAGKGHEQGQDIAGVVRPFDDRQVLREAIQQTQG
- the ftsW gene encoding putative lipid II flippase FtsW; amino-acid sequence: MPGSRTGRPPVQRTVRRPAAAFRAPRGNPVRRLHTRVQRAWDRPLTAYYLIFGGSLLITVLGLVMVYSASQITALQMSLPGSFFFRKQFLAASIGAALLLVASRMPVKLHRGLAYPILAGAVFMMALVQVPGIGMSVNGNQNWISLGGSFQIQPSEFGKLALVLWGADLLARKQDKKLLAQWKHMLVPLVPVAFMLLGLIMLGGDMGTAIILTAILFGLLWLAGAPTRLFVGVLSIAATLGVILIKTSPNRMARLQCIGATDPGPGDACWQAVHGIYALASGGIFGSGLGASVEKWGQLPEAHTDFIFAVTGEELGLAGTLSVLALFAALGYAGIRVAGRTEDPFVRYAAGGVTTWITAQAVINIGAVLGLLPIAGVPLPLFSYGGSALLPTMFAIGLLIAFARDEPGARAALAMRHPRFGRKRGTGGSAFDRSFRRWNTMRRRASAARSSGER
- the murD gene encoding UDP-N-acetylmuramoyl-L-alanine--D-glutamate ligase: MGSGQVTDWQGKNVTVAGLGVSGIPAAKVLHGLGAKVTVVNDGDDARAREQAAELEALGVTVRLGDGATLPEGTGLIVTAPGWKPDKPLFTAAHQAGVPVWGDVELAWRLRELDGRKAAPWLCVTGTNGKTTTTQMLASILEAAGLRTAAVGNIGVSLLDAVLGEETYDVLAVELSSYQLHWAPSLRAHSAAVLNLAPDHLDWHGSMEAYAKDKGRVYEGNRVACVYNLADKATEDLVREADVEEGCRAVGFTLGAPAPSQLGVVDGILVDRAFVENRQHNAQELAEVSDVRPPAPHNIANALAAAALARAFGVPAKAVRDGLRAFTPDAHRIAHVADVDGVAYIDDSKATNTHAAEASLAAYESIVWIAGGLAKGATFDELVAKSAKRLRAAVLIGADRALIREALARHAPEVPVVDLERTDTGAMLAAVQEARRLAVEGDTVLLAPACASMDMFVNYNQRGDLFAEAVGELGT
- a CDS encoding UDP-N-acetylmuramoyl-tripeptide--D-alanyl-D-alanine ligase, with product MIALSLAEIAAVVGGQTHDIPDPSAEVTGPVVRDSRDVVPGSLFVAFVGERVDGHDYAAAVVEAGAAAVLAARPVGVPAIVVDDVQTALGALARHVVRKLGATLVALTGSAGKTSTKDLIAQVLQRKAPTVFTPGSLNNEIGLPLTALSATEETKFLVLEMGARGIGHIRYLADLTPPKIGLVLNVGTAHIGEFGGRAQIAQAKGELVESLPPAGEGGAAILNADDPLVRAMASRTKAKVVFFGESGEADVRAENVRLTDSGQPAFSLHTPSGCSDVTMRLYGEHHVSNALAAAAVAHELGMSAEEIATALSEAGSLSRWRMEVTERPDGVTIVNDAYNANPESMRAALRALAAMGKGGRTWAVLGKMAELGDEALAEHDAVGRLAVRLNVGKLVAVGGREAAWLQLGAYNEGSWGEESVHVSDAQAAVDLLRSELRPGDVVLVKASRSVGLESVAQALLATGTEGEVAAR
- the mraY gene encoding phospho-N-acetylmuramoyl-pentapeptide-transferase, with the translated sequence MMNQILFAGVIGLFLTLVGTPLLIKLLARKGYGQYIRDDGPREHASKRGTPTMGGIAFIFATIAAYFLSKVITGKPPTYSGLLVLGLMTGMGLVGFLDDYIKIVKRRSLGLRAKAKMAGQLIVGIAFAVLSLQFSDSRGNTPASTKLSFITDFGWTIGPVLFVVWALFMILAMSNGVNLTDGLDGLATGASVLVFGAYTFIGVWQFQESCANGETLTNPSACYEVRDPLDLAVIASALMGACLGFLWWNTSPAKIFMGDTGSLALGGVLAGLAICSRTELLIALLGGLFVLITMSVVIQVGSFKLTGKRVFRMAPLQHHFELKGWSEVLVVVRFWIIQGICVIVGLGIFYAGWAADK